CTCAAGCCAGTCAGATTTTACACGACAGGCGCTGAGAGACATGTTCTGTAGAAGAGATAAGGGACATTAACCTTTAGAAGGCGAGCTCTGGAAATCAATTACCGTATATACTTGTTCATTAGCCagttcgtttataagccgacccccaaGGTGGATacgtaaaaatagtaaaaactgtattaacctttcataagccgaccctatatttcagggtttggcaaactttggctcccggcccatcagggtaagccactgGTGGATCAGggcgttttgtttacctggagcgttcacAGGCACGGAGCtgctcagctccctgtggccacggttcactgttcccagccaatggcggtgaactgcggccacaggaactgaggggctccatgccagcagacactccaggtaaacaaaactacaatgtattagatattcaagtcaatgatttcatagagtttaaaatcatcaaattttggtgtagacctgtttataagccgacccccgctctttgatgcatcacttttttttaccaaaatatttggcttatgaacgagtatatatggtacTTCATTTTAGATGATGTTACGAGTGGCCCCTCTCAACCAATCAGAAGGCCAGGTAGCAACCCAGGGTCAAACTGCCCGTGCGATTTCTTGCATGCCTGCCTCTGCCAGCCACAAAAGAAAGGATGCAGCATTGGCCTTCTTGAACTAAATCTGGCCTCTCCTTACAAATAAGGCACGTTGATTAAGTTTGTGTCAGTTAATTGAAGAGAGAGATATGGTGTAGTGATCAgatcacaggactgggagccaggagctcccAAGATATCATCCGGAACCGGACGGTCACTCTTGCTGTGCCTCTGGGCTCAGGAGAACTGGGTGCAACTCTCTTCAGAGCCCATAAATGCTGTTGGGCTACAAGAGATGCTGCAAAACAACACGAGGTGCCAAGCGATCCAGCACTAAGAGTGCAGTGAAAGGGCTAGAGCAGGAGGGAGGAGCACGGGCTCCGGTCTCCCTGTGTAGCCTTGGAATAACCACTTCACCTCTCCGCAGGTcgctttccccatctgtaaatggggataacactCACCTCACACAGGACCCTATATGGCTTCATTCATATGTGCAAAGCATTTGggttcagatcctcaaagggatttaggtgtccaactcccattggaatccatgggagttagacacccaaaTACCTTTGGGATCTGAGCCTTTGTGTTTATCCAGCACCTTCTCCAGCAGGATAACAAAGTACTACCATTCATATGCTGATCAGCTCCCCATTGCAAGCACTGCTGAGTGTAGTCTCCACCCCTTTGGCTCGGGAAGCCTTTCTGCAAAGGGTGGTGTGAACAGAAAACATATCCCCACATGGAACCAAGAAGGCAGTTCTAAAGTTTACTGCGAATAGGTCAGCTCTCCTGATAAGAGTTCTGCATTGTACCTTGTCTTCCTTGTTCAGCCTTCCCTGCACCTTTTCAGGGTCTGCAATCGTTGCCTGAATGTGGGCGATGAACGTCCGCAGAGCCTGCTTAGCTTCTGCGAAACAGGACACATATGAGGAAGAGACAAGGTTAGTCATGGGGAAGTACTCACAGAACGAGGCAGGGACTTATAGAGAGACAGACTGCTACACAAAAGGAACCAGCCTTGTGTCCCATGTTGATCCAGACTGCTTTAAGGCTATTTAGGTACTAATTATTTGCCCTTCCTTGGAAGCCCTTGGCGtttataaatattaacaaatgGAGCCTCACCACACTCCCAGGAGGTAGATACATCtattgtcccattttacagattgggaaactagGCACAacaggacagatcctcagctggtgtaaatcactgccTTCAatgccaatttatgccagctaaGGATCTAGAAATGATGGGCCTGCTCCTGTGAGAGGGTGGGTGCCCCTAGCTCCCCTGGACTTCAGGGGAAGTCCCAAGAGCTCAGCCTCCCACAGGGTCACACCTACACTAAGGGTGTAAACCTGAGGGGTCAGTCATTGGCAAAACTGTGCATCTTAGAAAGAGCACAATGCAGAGCACTGCCCTGACCAAGTCATTGGGGGGCCAGACTGTGAACCCCTGACTCATAACAGAGCAGTTACTCACATAAGGAGCtgtgacttcaataggactagtTGTGTGCACATGGGGTTCACAACCAGGTGACACCAGGTTTCTCATGTTACCTAGTTCCATAAATATAACTGGCAGTACTATCACAGCATCCTTGGCAAGTCAAACATCTGTATTAATAATCGTTTTCACTTCTATAGCTCCTTTCATCTGTGGAtttcaaagtactgtacaaaaCGGGtcaatattatctccattttacaaatggggaactgagtcacagagcggCTAAatcagttgcagagctgggattagaaatcAGTCTTTCtaactcccccttccccactcttGCTGCTAGACCATGTCAGGCTGCTTATATCTTTAACTCCTTACAGTGTTCACTGAGAAAAGCTTTGAGATCCTTATGACATCACAATACCTTTCTTGAAAGCAAACGCCACTGGCTGATGATGTCACCAGCCAACAACTTCTCTGGCACTCAGGACTGGAGCTTGGTCCCAAGCCACGAAACGCCAGGGTGGAGGGGTTCATTTGCTTAAAATCCATCCAAGGCACTACAGTATGAACTTTAAAGACTACTTGCTGCTGGATCTCTGGCTGCAGTTGGTACATGCTGACAATCAAGTCACTGGAGACCTTTCCTCTTAAAAAAAGACCATGTTTGTCCGAGGCGTCTCCCTAGTCTTTCCTGTCTGGATTGTCGTCTTGTTCCAAGACAGTCTCTGCCTTTGTGATCGCCCAAGCTGGGTCAGAGTTGGATGGGAAATTCTTCCAGAGGATCTGGAGCAACTGCAGCTTGGAACTCCGCTTCAATCTAACTGCCTGCCCTACCCTCTGGACCAACTGTCTCACTGCTTTACTCACCTGGAAATAGCCAAAGGATGCTTGGAGGTTCTGTGTGCCAGCTGCAAAGTTATACTTTTCCTCCTAGGGGGCTTATGTGTACGCTATCTTTGGAGCAAATTGAGAAGACCGCAGAAGAAGGTGAGTGATGTAAATGAGCAAGGTAGGAATGGTGCTGGTTAGATGAGAGCATGGGACTGGAAATTGACtaactctgctactgactcactgggtggccttgggcaagtcacttaaacctaacttttcaaaagtgtctgctaattttgggtgcctccattttgagGTACCATTGAAGACACCAAGGCCAAGAGGTTCAGAAATAGGAGCCTAAAGCTAAGTCCATGTTTGGACACCTCTGAAAGTGGCCTGATTGTCAAAAATACCAAGCACTTAAGATCTCCCATTGATGGTACCCATCTCTCCAGGGCTCTGCTGTGAGCTTGGCACTTTGGGAAGTCAGATCACTTATTTAGGTGTTGAAATATC
This genomic window from Dermochelys coriacea isolate rDerCor1 chromosome 8, rDerCor1.pri.v4, whole genome shotgun sequence contains:
- the TEX50 gene encoding testis-expressed protein 50 — translated: MFVRGVSLVFPVWIVVLFQDSLCLCDRPSWVRVGWEILPEDLEQLQLGTPLQSNCLPYPLDQLSHCFTHLEIAKGCLEVLCASCKVILFLLGGLCVRYLWSKLRRPQKKVSVETSSVSVTTEFHAECTCNVDKMLCRLVANTSIMMKYLKYVCHHHRKEARHRKLSKKRKEEEIKDEEIFPICPYSHSSSMDTVMQEV